The Rhodothermus marinus DSM 4252 DNA segment TGCGTGAAGTAGACGCGGTCAATTTTTCCTTTGCGGAGGACAGCATTGACCGCGTCGCGCAGCTCCTGCTTGAGCTGGGTGCGCAGGCTGATGTCGGCCAGTTCCTCGACGGTGCGCTGGCCGAGCAGTTTGAGCACGGTGTCGCGCACGACCACTTCTTTTTCCTTCAGCTCTTCCAGCACGCCACCTTCGGCGCTTTCCAGCCCCAGATTGATCATCAGGTAGCGGGTCCCGTCGGTGCCGGCCGGATTGATAATGAAGCCCTGTAGCTCCATGAACTGGCCGTATTCGACGGGTTTCGCTTCTTCTCCCGTATCATCATCCGTGCCAGAAAACTGCTCGGCGGCCTGGGCCAGACTGGGATAGTAAACGTAAGCCAGCCAGGCACCGGCGGCAGTGGGGCCCAGCGTCAGCGCGACCAGTAACAGGCGGGCCAGCAGGCGGCGCCCCCCGCCCGAAGATTGCTCCTGTTCCTGCGCTACTTCTTCGCCGGGGGTATCAGGCGTTTCAGGTACGGATTGCTGTGCTCGTTCTGCCATGGCTCCCAGTTGAATAGGATTTCGACGCGGCGGTTACGGGCCCGTCCTTCCGGTGTTGCGTTGGTATCTCGTGGATGGAATTCGCCATACCCTACCGCCATGTAGCGCGAAGGGGGCAGGGCATCGGTCTGCTCCAGCAGAAAACGGACGACCGCAGCGGCCCGTGCCGCCGACAGCTCCCAGTTGGAGGGGAAGCGGGCGGTGTGGATGGGACGGTTGTCCGTGTGGCCTTCGACGACGACCGATTCGATCCGGTCGTCGATAATCCCGGCCAGAATGCGCAAAATGGTACGGGACGGTTCGATGATTTCGGCCTCGCCGGACCGAAACATGATGGAATCCGTGATGATCAGGTGCAGTCCCTTGTCGGTCAGGTTCACCTGCACCTTGCCTTCCAGGTTGTGCTCCTGCAGGTACTGAATCAGTTCCTCATATTTCTCCAGCTGCTCTTTTGAAAGTCGACGTTGAACCACCTGATTTTTGATGGAAGGGATGACCGCTTCGCTCTGCAACATGCCGGTCCGCCCCTGGAAGAAGCTGAGCGCTTCTTTGAACTTTTTGACCTCAACCTCCGACATGGCCACGATCATGACGAAGAACGTCAGCAGCAGCGTGGCCATGTCGCTGAAGGTGGTCATCCAGAACGGAGCCGAAGGCTCCTCGTCTTCCTCTTCCTGAGGCTGTTGCACTTCTTCCGGCATGGCTCAGCGGCGGGTGTTGTTAGGCGGCTTTGGCCAGGTGCGACGCTTCTTCTTTGCCGCCGGCTTCCTGATTACCGGCCAGCATCTGCAGGCGTCGTTCGATCATGCTGGGGCTGTCGCCCCGGACGATGGAAAGAATGCCGACGCGGGTCATTTCGCGGGCCTTCTGCAGCAAAGCCAGCTGCACCTTGGTCTTGTTGGCGAGCGGCAGAAAAACCAGGTTGGCCAGCACGGCCCCGTAAAGCGTGGTGAGCATGGCCACGGCCATTCCGGCACCGATCTGGGTCGGGTCGGTCAGGTTCTGCATCATCTGCACCAGGCCGATCAGCGTGCCGATCATCCCGAACGACGGCGCGAAGGTGCCCGCCGAGTTCATGATCTTGGCAAAAAGCTGGATCGGGCGAAACTCTTCGGTCATGCGCACCTGCAGCATCTCGGCGATTTCCTGCTCCTCGATGCCGTCGACGGCCATTTCCAGTCCGAAGCGAATGAACGCGTCCTCCACTTCGCCAAGACGCCGATCCAGTGCCAGCAGACCTTCGCGGCGGGCCGTGCGGGACAGGTCGGTGAACAGGTGTACGTACTGGTTCAGATCGGGCGGATTGAATTTCAGCAGGCCCTGCAGCCCGGGGACGACCACTTTGAGTTCGTCGATGGAGTAGGCAACCAGCAGGGCAGCAATGGTGCCGCCGACGACGATCAGAATGGAGGGAATGTCTACGAAGGTGAGCCAGTTGCCCCCCAGAAAGATGGCGGCAAAGATCAGCGCAAAGCCAAGTCCTAAGCCGATCGGCGTGGATTTCTCCATGGCGACACCGTCCCGTACTTCAAGGTGGCCGGAATCTCAGGACGTACTGCGCGCTCCGAAAGAGCAGACGCCCGGGAAAAGTATCGGCAGTTCAGGATGCAGCTTAAGGGGAGACAGGCTGGGCGACCGGCGTGCAACCCAGGCTCCGGGCCAGGAACGGACCGATCTGTTCCAGCGGCAGCACCGCATCGCTCAGCCCGGCTTCGGCCACAGCGCGGGGCATGCCATAGACCACGCAGGTGGCCTCGTCCTGGGTGATCACTTTGCCGCCGTGCTGCTTGATCAGGCGGGC contains these protein-coding regions:
- a CDS encoding flagellar basal body-associated FliL family protein, whose translation is MAERAQQSVPETPDTPGEEVAQEQEQSSGGGRRLLARLLLVALTLGPTAAGAWLAYVYYPSLAQAAEQFSGTDDDTGEEAKPVEYGQFMELQGFIINPAGTDGTRYLMINLGLESAEGGVLEELKEKEVVVRDTVLKLLGQRTVEELADISLRTQLKQELRDAVNAVLRKGKIDRVYFTQYVLQ
- a CDS encoding OmpA/MotB family protein yields the protein MPEEVQQPQEEEDEEPSAPFWMTTFSDMATLLLTFFVMIVAMSEVEVKKFKEALSFFQGRTGMLQSEAVIPSIKNQVVQRRLSKEQLEKYEELIQYLQEHNLEGKVQVNLTDKGLHLIITDSIMFRSGEAEIIEPSRTILRILAGIIDDRIESVVVEGHTDNRPIHTARFPSNWELSAARAAAVVRFLLEQTDALPPSRYMAVGYGEFHPRDTNATPEGRARNRRVEILFNWEPWQNEHSNPYLKRLIPPAKK
- a CDS encoding motility protein A; amino-acid sequence: MEKSTPIGLGLGFALIFAAIFLGGNWLTFVDIPSILIVVGGTIAALLVAYSIDELKVVVPGLQGLLKFNPPDLNQYVHLFTDLSRTARREGLLALDRRLGEVEDAFIRFGLEMAVDGIEEQEIAEMLQVRMTEEFRPIQLFAKIMNSAGTFAPSFGMIGTLIGLVQMMQNLTDPTQIGAGMAVAMLTTLYGAVLANLVFLPLANKTKVQLALLQKAREMTRVGILSIVRGDSPSMIERRLQMLAGNQEAGGKEEASHLAKAA